Proteins from a genomic interval of Natator depressus isolate rNatDep1 chromosome 20, rNatDep2.hap1, whole genome shotgun sequence:
- the ESYT1 gene encoding extended synaptotagmin-1 isoform X2, whose amino-acid sequence MEKLLVENIAPMIRASNTHLQTFAFTKVDMGEKPLRVMGVKVHTGQNKKQILLDLTVSYVGDVHIDVEVKKFFCKAGVKGMQLHGVLRVILEPLIGDMPIVGALTMFFIRRPTLDINWTGMTNLLDIPGLSSLSDSIIMDSIAAFLVLPNRLLVPLVPDLHDAAQLRSPLPRGIVRVHLREAKDLQSKDKYVKGLIEGKSDPYALVRVGTQLCTSQVIDESLNPVWNETYEFVVHEVPGQELEVELFDKDPDQDDFLGRMKLDFGEVLQARVLEEWFPLQDGGRGQLHLRLEWLTPMSDASKLEQVLQRNRGISSKPEAPSAAILVVYLDRAQELPKKPGKEPNPMVQLSVQDVTRESRIVYNTSSPVWDQAFRFFLQDPANQDIDIQVKDDTRQTSLGSLSVRLSRLLTAEDMTLDQWFQLENSGPGSRIYMKLVMRILFLDAPEVCASPRPCAPGQSDVETSTFVGSSVDPPPRPSRASPDAQFGTESVIRIHLLEAENLIAKDNFMGGMIRGKSDPYAKVRLGGQSFRSHVIKEELSPRWNEVYEVIVNEIPGQEVEFEIYDKDIDKDDFLGRCKIALKRALSSRFIDEWLPLEDVKSGRLHVRLECLPPTPNGAELEQVLMVNSLTQSQRSAELSSALLSVFLDRAADLPLRKGSKPPSPYVSLSLRNVSYKSKISTSTSEPIWDEGFSFLVKRPHVESLELQVKDEGGQSLGALSLPLTQLLAAETLVLDRWFPLSHSGPGSQVLLRVQLGILVSQHSGVETLSTPSAGEEAKKQPGGSEPELYVREDGDPGGAGPAQELRHRLTHMDSNLELAEGPLGQLQLTAWYHTDERKLVVVVHSCRKLRASSKDIPDPYVSLILLPDKNRVTKRKTTVRKRTLNPEFNERFEWELSLEEATRRKLEACVKNSVSFMSREKEPLGKVHLDLSQVDLTQSRAQWHNLKDDKSSS is encoded by the exons CGTGGAGGTGAAGAAATTCTTCTGCAAGGCCGGGGTGAAGGGGATGCAG CTGCACGGGGTGCTTCGCGTCATCCTGGAGCCCCTCATCGGGGACATGCCCATCGTGGGGGCCCTGACCATGTTCTTCATCCGCCGCCCC acTCTGGACATTAACTGGACGGGGATGACGAACCTCCTGGACATCCCAGGGCTCAG ctccctgtcgGACTCCATAATCATGGACTCCATCGCGGCTTTCCTGGTGCTGCCCAATCGCCTGCTGGTGCCCCTGGTGCCCGACCTGCATGACGCAGCCCAGCTCCGCTCCCCGCTGCCCAGG GGGATTGTGCGCGTCCACCTGCGGGAGGCCAAGGACCTGCAGTCCAAGGACAAGTACGTGAAGGGGCTGATCGAGGGCAAGTCGGACCCCTATGCCCTCGTCCGcgtgggcacccagctctgcacCAGCCAGGTCATCGACGAGAGCCTGAACCCCGTCTGGAACGAGACGTACGAG TTCGTCGTGCACGAGGTGCCGGGGCAGGAGCTGGAGGTAGAGCTGTTTGACAAGGACCCCGACCAGGACGACTTCCTGGGCAG GATGAAGCTGGATTTCGGGGAGGTGCTGCAGGCCCGCGTGCTGGAGGAG TGGTTCCCGTTGCAGGACGGTGGCCGGGGCCAGCTCCACCTGCGCCTGGAGTGGCTCACACCCATGTCCGATGCCTCCAAGCTGGAGCAG gtcctcCAGAGGAACCGAGGAATCTCCTCCAAACCAGAGGCGCCGTCGGCCGCCATCCTGGTCGTCTACCTGGACCGGGCCCAGGAGCTTCCT AAGAAGCCCGGCAAGGAGCCCAACCCCATGGTGCAGCTCTCAGTGCAGGACGTCACGCGGGAGAGCAGG ATCGTCTATAACACCAGCTCCCCCGTCTGGGACCAGGCCTTCCGCTTCTTCCTCCAGGACCCAGCCAATCAGGACATCGACATCCAG GTGAAGGACGACACGCGCCAAACCAGCCTGGGCTCACTCAGCGTCCGCCTGTCCCGCCTGCTGACGGCCGAGGACATGACGCTGGACCAGTGGTTCCAGCTGGAGAACTCGGGGCCGGGCAGCCGCATCTACATGAAGCTCGTCATGCGG ATCCTGTTCCTGGACGCTCCCGAGGTCTGCGCCTCTCCCCGGCCGTGCGCCCCAGGACAGTCGGACGTGGAGACCAGCACATTCGTCGGCAGCAGTGTGGACCCACCGCCCCGGCCCAGCCGAGCCAGCCCCGACGCCCAGTTCGGCACCGAG AGCGTGATCCGCATTCACCTGCTGGAAGCTGAGAACCTCATCGCCAAGGACAACTTTATGGGCGGCATGATCCGGGGCAAGTCGGACCCGTACGCCAAGGTGCGGCTGGGCGGGCAGAGCTTCCGCAGCCACGTCATCAAGGAGGAGCTGAGCCCCCGCTGGAACGAGGTCTACGAG gtcatCGTGAATGAGATCCCCGGCCAGGAGGTGGAGTTTGAGATCTACGACAAAGACATCGACAAGGACGACTTCCTGGGCAG GTGTAAGATCGCCCTGAAGCGAGCCCTGAGCAGCCGGTTCATCGACGAG TGGCTCCCCCTGGAGGACGTGAAATCCGGCCGCCTCCACGTGAGGCTGGAgtgtctgccccccacccccaacggCGCCGAGCTGGAGCAG GTGCTGATGGTGAACAGCCTGACCCAAAGCCAGAGGAGCGCGGAGCTCTCGTCCGCCCTGCTCTCTGTCTTCCTGGACCGGGCGGCCGACCTGCCG ctccgGAAGGGCTCCAAGCCCCCCAGCCCCTACGTCAGCCTCTCCCTCCGGAATGTCTCCTACAAGAGCAAG atcTCCACCTCCACCTCGGAGCCCATCTGGGACGAAGGCTTCTCCTTCCTCGTCAAGCGCCCCCACGTGGAGTCCTTGGAGCTGCAG GTGAAGGACGagggggggcagagcctgggggcgCTGAGCCTGCCCCTCACCCAGCTGCTGGCGGCAGAGACGCTGGTGCTCGACCGCTGGTTCCCGCTCAGCCACTCTGGCCCTGGCAGCCAGGTCCTGCTGCGGGTGCAGCTGGGG ATCTTGGTCTCCCAGCACTCGGGGGTGGAGACCCTCAGCACCCCGTCAGCTGGCGAGGAGGCCAAGAAGCAGCCGGGGGGGTCAGAGCCGGAGCTCTACGTCAGGGAGGACGGGGACCCCGGGGGTGCCGGCCCTGCACAGGAGCTGCGCCACCGCCTCACCCACATGGACAG TAACTTGGAGCTGGCGGAGGgtcccctgggccagctgcaacTCACAGCCTGGTACCACACGGATGAGCGCAAGCTAGTTGTCGTCGTACATTCCTGCag gaaGCTGAGGGCGAGTTCGAAGGACATTCCCGACCCCTACGTCTCCCTGATCCTCCTGCCCGACAAGAACCGCGTGACCAAGAGGAAAACCACTGTGCGGAAAAGGACCCTGAACCCCGAGTTCAATGAGAG GTTCGAGTGGGAGCTGTCCCTGGAGGAGGCCACGCGGAGGAAGCTGGAGGCCTGCGTCAAAAACAGCGTCTCCTTCATGTCCCGGGAGAAGGAGCCCCTGGGGAAG GTGCATCTTGACCTGTCGCAGGTGGACCTGACCCAGAGCAGGgcccagtg
- the ESYT1 gene encoding extended synaptotagmin-1 isoform X1 yields MEKLLVENIAPMIRASNTHLQTFAFTKVDMGEKPLRVMGVKVHTGQNKKQILLDLTVSYVGDVHIDVEVKKFFCKAGVKGMQLHGVLRVILEPLIGDMPIVGALTMFFIRRPTLDINWTGMTNLLDIPGLSSLSDSIIMDSIAAFLVLPNRLLVPLVPDLHDAAQLRSPLPRGIVRVHLREAKDLQSKDKYVKGLIEGKSDPYALVRVGTQLCTSQVIDESLNPVWNETYEFVVHEVPGQELEVELFDKDPDQDDFLGRMKLDFGEVLQARVLEEWFPLQDGGRGQLHLRLEWLTPMSDASKLEQVLQRNRGISSKPEAPSAAILVVYLDRAQELPQKKPGKEPNPMVQLSVQDVTRESRIVYNTSSPVWDQAFRFFLQDPANQDIDIQVKDDTRQTSLGSLSVRLSRLLTAEDMTLDQWFQLENSGPGSRIYMKLVMRILFLDAPEVCASPRPCAPGQSDVETSTFVGSSVDPPPRPSRASPDAQFGTESVIRIHLLEAENLIAKDNFMGGMIRGKSDPYAKVRLGGQSFRSHVIKEELSPRWNEVYEVIVNEIPGQEVEFEIYDKDIDKDDFLGRCKIALKRALSSRFIDEWLPLEDVKSGRLHVRLECLPPTPNGAELEQVLMVNSLTQSQRSAELSSALLSVFLDRAADLPLRKGSKPPSPYVSLSLRNVSYKSKISTSTSEPIWDEGFSFLVKRPHVESLELQVKDEGGQSLGALSLPLTQLLAAETLVLDRWFPLSHSGPGSQVLLRVQLGILVSQHSGVETLSTPSAGEEAKKQPGGSEPELYVREDGDPGGAGPAQELRHRLTHMDSNLELAEGPLGQLQLTAWYHTDERKLVVVVHSCRKLRASSKDIPDPYVSLILLPDKNRVTKRKTTVRKRTLNPEFNERFEWELSLEEATRRKLEACVKNSVSFMSREKEPLGKVHLDLSQVDLTQSRAQWHNLKDDKSSS; encoded by the exons CGTGGAGGTGAAGAAATTCTTCTGCAAGGCCGGGGTGAAGGGGATGCAG CTGCACGGGGTGCTTCGCGTCATCCTGGAGCCCCTCATCGGGGACATGCCCATCGTGGGGGCCCTGACCATGTTCTTCATCCGCCGCCCC acTCTGGACATTAACTGGACGGGGATGACGAACCTCCTGGACATCCCAGGGCTCAG ctccctgtcgGACTCCATAATCATGGACTCCATCGCGGCTTTCCTGGTGCTGCCCAATCGCCTGCTGGTGCCCCTGGTGCCCGACCTGCATGACGCAGCCCAGCTCCGCTCCCCGCTGCCCAGG GGGATTGTGCGCGTCCACCTGCGGGAGGCCAAGGACCTGCAGTCCAAGGACAAGTACGTGAAGGGGCTGATCGAGGGCAAGTCGGACCCCTATGCCCTCGTCCGcgtgggcacccagctctgcacCAGCCAGGTCATCGACGAGAGCCTGAACCCCGTCTGGAACGAGACGTACGAG TTCGTCGTGCACGAGGTGCCGGGGCAGGAGCTGGAGGTAGAGCTGTTTGACAAGGACCCCGACCAGGACGACTTCCTGGGCAG GATGAAGCTGGATTTCGGGGAGGTGCTGCAGGCCCGCGTGCTGGAGGAG TGGTTCCCGTTGCAGGACGGTGGCCGGGGCCAGCTCCACCTGCGCCTGGAGTGGCTCACACCCATGTCCGATGCCTCCAAGCTGGAGCAG gtcctcCAGAGGAACCGAGGAATCTCCTCCAAACCAGAGGCGCCGTCGGCCGCCATCCTGGTCGTCTACCTGGACCGGGCCCAGGAGCTTCCT CAGAAGAAGCCCGGCAAGGAGCCCAACCCCATGGTGCAGCTCTCAGTGCAGGACGTCACGCGGGAGAGCAGG ATCGTCTATAACACCAGCTCCCCCGTCTGGGACCAGGCCTTCCGCTTCTTCCTCCAGGACCCAGCCAATCAGGACATCGACATCCAG GTGAAGGACGACACGCGCCAAACCAGCCTGGGCTCACTCAGCGTCCGCCTGTCCCGCCTGCTGACGGCCGAGGACATGACGCTGGACCAGTGGTTCCAGCTGGAGAACTCGGGGCCGGGCAGCCGCATCTACATGAAGCTCGTCATGCGG ATCCTGTTCCTGGACGCTCCCGAGGTCTGCGCCTCTCCCCGGCCGTGCGCCCCAGGACAGTCGGACGTGGAGACCAGCACATTCGTCGGCAGCAGTGTGGACCCACCGCCCCGGCCCAGCCGAGCCAGCCCCGACGCCCAGTTCGGCACCGAG AGCGTGATCCGCATTCACCTGCTGGAAGCTGAGAACCTCATCGCCAAGGACAACTTTATGGGCGGCATGATCCGGGGCAAGTCGGACCCGTACGCCAAGGTGCGGCTGGGCGGGCAGAGCTTCCGCAGCCACGTCATCAAGGAGGAGCTGAGCCCCCGCTGGAACGAGGTCTACGAG gtcatCGTGAATGAGATCCCCGGCCAGGAGGTGGAGTTTGAGATCTACGACAAAGACATCGACAAGGACGACTTCCTGGGCAG GTGTAAGATCGCCCTGAAGCGAGCCCTGAGCAGCCGGTTCATCGACGAG TGGCTCCCCCTGGAGGACGTGAAATCCGGCCGCCTCCACGTGAGGCTGGAgtgtctgccccccacccccaacggCGCCGAGCTGGAGCAG GTGCTGATGGTGAACAGCCTGACCCAAAGCCAGAGGAGCGCGGAGCTCTCGTCCGCCCTGCTCTCTGTCTTCCTGGACCGGGCGGCCGACCTGCCG ctccgGAAGGGCTCCAAGCCCCCCAGCCCCTACGTCAGCCTCTCCCTCCGGAATGTCTCCTACAAGAGCAAG atcTCCACCTCCACCTCGGAGCCCATCTGGGACGAAGGCTTCTCCTTCCTCGTCAAGCGCCCCCACGTGGAGTCCTTGGAGCTGCAG GTGAAGGACGagggggggcagagcctgggggcgCTGAGCCTGCCCCTCACCCAGCTGCTGGCGGCAGAGACGCTGGTGCTCGACCGCTGGTTCCCGCTCAGCCACTCTGGCCCTGGCAGCCAGGTCCTGCTGCGGGTGCAGCTGGGG ATCTTGGTCTCCCAGCACTCGGGGGTGGAGACCCTCAGCACCCCGTCAGCTGGCGAGGAGGCCAAGAAGCAGCCGGGGGGGTCAGAGCCGGAGCTCTACGTCAGGGAGGACGGGGACCCCGGGGGTGCCGGCCCTGCACAGGAGCTGCGCCACCGCCTCACCCACATGGACAG TAACTTGGAGCTGGCGGAGGgtcccctgggccagctgcaacTCACAGCCTGGTACCACACGGATGAGCGCAAGCTAGTTGTCGTCGTACATTCCTGCag gaaGCTGAGGGCGAGTTCGAAGGACATTCCCGACCCCTACGTCTCCCTGATCCTCCTGCCCGACAAGAACCGCGTGACCAAGAGGAAAACCACTGTGCGGAAAAGGACCCTGAACCCCGAGTTCAATGAGAG GTTCGAGTGGGAGCTGTCCCTGGAGGAGGCCACGCGGAGGAAGCTGGAGGCCTGCGTCAAAAACAGCGTCTCCTTCATGTCCCGGGAGAAGGAGCCCCTGGGGAAG GTGCATCTTGACCTGTCGCAGGTGGACCTGACCCAGAGCAGGgcccagtg